ATCATCGacatataaattaaataaaattggagaCAAAATCCCACCCTGTCTGACACCATTGCTGACACCAAAGGGGGCAGGAATACTGCTTCCCCATTTAACCTGCATGTTCTGATGAGCGTACCAGTAAGAGAGAATCCTCACGATGTATTGAGGAACTCCCCGTGTCTTCAATTTATCAAAAAGTTTTCTGTGGTTCACTCGATCAAAAGCCTTAGAGGCATCAATGAAACACATGAGGACAGATGAATTTTTAGCCCTATACAACCTGACTATTTCCTTGAGTGCATATATGCACATGTCAGTGACAGAACATGAAATGATTTCtaaattatgtttatttattgttttgttacCGGACAGAGTCAACTGTATGTTCTAAATTATTACATAGCTGTTAAAACCGAAGCCAGTGTGATCTGTTGGCTGACTAAAAGAATTAGACGCTTCTTTAAAAACCTTATTGCGCCATCTTGTGGACATCGATTGGAACTGCATTCGACTTCCGGAATCTCCTCCTTCATACGTCACTGCTAAACAAAAGCCAAACTTTGAAACATGGCGTGAACTGGCATTTTACGTATGATTGTCCAATCTCTCAAAATAACACGGAGAAATACGAGCTTACTGTGAACCAGCGTGTCACGAGAACCCCTTTCATTAGCACAAGTCACGAGATGGGTGGAAACAACTCCCGCAGAATCACTGAGATGGCGTAAAAGTGGAGAAAGCCAAgtttgtcaaaaaataaaatattaaaatagtgggggggaaaaaacctaAACGAAAATAACATACATAGAAAAATAGATCTAGTAAAAAGCATTTACAAACCCCTCGAActaaactacttttaattacATATATATTTTGTAATAGAAAtctaatattatatatataaatataaaataacacgtgcattttaagatatacttatttttttctctattttctctAATGCTCTTTAGTACGGGGTGGCGTCGATGGCGGTGTAGTGTGGCGCAGAGGACGTCCTGATATTGAAACTGCAGACCTCTGAGTGAACCTCACCAGCAGGAAATACACCGGGTAGGCGGCGGGGAGCGCTTACGTCGTAAAATTATCGCCGTTGTTTAGTCGCTAGTTGAAGCCAGCCGATTGGAAAGCCAGAAAACCCCAAGGTGGTGTAAACTTTCAATATCGTAGCTGAAAAACCTAAATATCCACGCCGGCAAATGATACATAAGGTAAGTACATGTTTAATTAAATGAGAAAACCGGCAGGCAGGTCAaattagttatttttttctctcctacTGTTAGCTCGTAGCTGGCCGCATTAGCTTGTTGCCGAGATGTCGAAATTAGgcgtttttgttgtgtttagtgACGCCTAGCTTCGTCGTGACCTTCGTGTTGGTGTTATTGTACCGATACAGACGGCTGGAGTCATTGTTCTAGCAACATAACTAGCATGGTTCACATTATGATACCCGGGGCATTTTTGACTGGGGGTGGGTGGGTTATTTTCCGACGATATTGCTTTGATTTTTCTAGGCGAAAGCTAGCTGCTGTGCTGAGCAGGTGTTGTTGTCTTAGCAGTTCAACTATCAGCTGCCTTTTATGGACTTACATTCGGCGTAGCTCGGGCACGTCTACATGTGAAAAAGCAACGCTGGAGGGATTAGGGATGTACTGGAAGAACTGGGTCATAGTTGACGAGTAACGTGACTTTAATTTGCCAGTAAATTAGCAGGAGTTTAGCCGGCGGAGGATAGAGGGGTGCTGTTGGAGGGTTTAAGCAGCTCAGCGGGACTGCAGAGCCAGCTTTATAGCTATCCATTGACGTTGTCcactatttaattttttttgttaagacagtgtttaaaatggaaaatgacAAATCTGTATGCAAGCGAAAATTCTAAAACTGTCCCCGTTAAACAGCTGTCCGATAAATTTAGTTTCTTTTACTGAGTGGAGTGAAAACATTTGCTAATGTTCTGCTTAGCAGGAGCAAACGCTGGCATTATGACGGCTTCCTCTCAGCTGACTAAAAccatagtttgtttttttccccacgaTGTCATTGCATTAATAAAGTACTTGATATAAACAAACATCATGATACTTTGCAGATGCCTGGTGAAGTTGATCATTTGAAGCCAAGAAAGAGGAAGAGCAGCTCTGAGACCAGAAACTCCAGAAAGGTTTGTTTTGTCTGTGTACATAATGCTGCAGATGTGTGATGAGTCAAAAAGAAAGGCAGGAGTTATAGTTATCTACACCCCTACAGCTGTAACCCCTACACCGGACAGCTGTGAGTTGCTCCAAATTAACTGGATCTGATTACTGCAGTGGAGTCCCGCTGTGGTTACCCCAACATCATCCTAACTTTGTTCCTTAACTTTTGTATCATAGACATCTGCTGCAAGGAGGAGATGTGTGAAAAGTCCAATGGCGAACTCGTCATCTGAGAGCAGCTCAGCAGTTGGGAACACTAAAGCAGCTGGTCCTCTGGAGAGAGACTCCTGCATCAGCTGTGAATGCCACCAGTCTTCTGGCAGGAGGAGGTGCTCAGCATCACCAGAGCATGAAGGACAGGAAGGTAAAGAGAACACGCTGATGGTGGGACAGGATTCAGACAGCTGCGTAATGAATAGCATCTGGGACAAATATGAGCCTGAGCATATGGATTATGAAGAAACGAGCAGAATTATGTTCCCAGATGATGACAGTAATCAGATCCTTCCTGTGGAGCAGTTCTTTGGAAACTTGGATGCTGTACAGGTGAGGCACGTTTGTTTTAATTCCTGGGGGAAACagggttgtttgttgtttttttttgtttggtaaaGAAAACGTCTGCTTACTGATGATCAGTTCAGAAGAATCATCATCCATATCTATTCATTTAAAGCTGCACTTCTAGGATGTTTTGCAATAGACATGGGAGTTGAAAGATATGTTAGACTTGTTATACATTTGGACCTTGACATTGGTGCATTATTGGATGTACCAAAAGGCTCTTCCtgctaataaaacacaaaagatgGGCAATAATGTGCAGAGTAGAAGACCACGAGTTGTTACATAAAAGCCTCACTGTGCCAGGAGTCCCTAACGTATACATTATAAGTTCGCCTTGAGG
This region of Maylandia zebra isolate NMK-2024a linkage group LG20, Mzebra_GT3a, whole genome shotgun sequence genomic DNA includes:
- the lg20h1orf174 gene encoding UPF0688 protein C1orf174 homolog, which encodes MIHKMPGEVDHLKPRKRKSSSETRNSRKTSAARRRCVKSPMANSSSESSSAVGNTKAAGPLERDSCISCECHQSSGRRRCSASPEHEGQEGKENTLMVGQDSDSCVMNSIWDKYEPEHMDYEETSRIMFPDDDSNQILPVEQFFGNLDAVQDFPERSSSSSSRAQKKNRRRHYYAREDSDEDEVDFSGVQRDNGVGT